From a single Callithrix jacchus isolate 240 chromosome 5, calJac240_pri, whole genome shotgun sequence genomic region:
- the RAB37 gene encoding ras-related protein Rab-37 isoform X1: MTGTAGATATRDEEAPKRSPPCSPSYDLTGKVMLLGDSGVGKTCFLIQFKDGAFLSGTFIATVGIDFRNKLVTVDGMRVKLQIWDTAGQERFRSVTHAYYRDAQALLLLYDITNKASFDNIRAWLTEIHEYAQRDVVIMLLGNKADMSSERVIRSEDGETLARVSDCLWDRVKGGGSRRLTLRTHFPGQEYGVPFLETSAKTGMNVELAFLAIAKELKYRAGQSADEPSFQIRDYVESQKKRSSCCSFV, encoded by the exons ATGACGGGCACGGCAGGCGCCACTGCCACCCGGGATGAAGAGGCCCCCAAGCGCTCCCCGCCCTGCAGTCCGAGCTACGACCTCACGGGCAAG GTGATGCTTCTGGGAGACTCAGGCGTCGGCAAAACATGTTTCCTGATCCAATTCAAAGATGGGGCCTTCCTGTCCGGAACCTTCATAGCCACTGTCGGCATAGACTTCAGG aaCAAGCTGGTGACCGTGGATGGCATGAGAGTGAAGCTGCAG ATCTGGGACACTGCCGGGCAGGAACGGTTCCGAAGCGTCACCCATGCTTATTACAGAGACGCTCAGG CCTTGCTTCTGCTGTATGACATCACCAACAAGGCTTCCTTTGACAACATCAGG GCCTGGCTCACTGAGATTCATGAGTATGCCCAGAGGGATGTGGTGATCATGCTGCTAGGCAACAAG GCGGATATGAGCAGCGAAAGAGTGATCCGTTCAGAGGACGGAGAGACCCTGGCCAGGGTAAGTGACTGTCTGTGGGACAGGGTGAAGGGTGGGGGCAGCCGGAGGCTGACCCTGAGGACACACTTTCCCGGGCAGGAGTACGGAGTTCCCTTCCTGGAGACCAGCGCCAAGACGGGCATGAACGTGGAGTTAGCCTTTCTGGCCATCGCCAA GGAGCTGAAATACCGGGCCGGGCAGTCAGCGGATGAGCCCAGCTTCCAGATCCGAGACTATGTGGAGTCCCAGAAGAAGCGCTCCAGCTGCTGCTCCTTCGTGTGA
- the RAB37 gene encoding ras-related protein Rab-37 isoform X3: MTGTAGATATRDEEAPKRSPPCSPSYDLTGKVMLLGDSGVGKTCFLIQFKDGAFLSGTFIATVGIDFRNKLVTVDGMRVKLQIWDTAGQERFRSVTHAYYRDAQALLLLYDITNKASFDNIRAWLTEIHEYAQRDVVIMLLGNKADMSSERVIRSEDGETLAREYGVPFLETSAKTGMNVELAFLAIAKELKYRAGQSADEPSFQIRDYVESQKKRSSCCSFV; the protein is encoded by the exons ATGACGGGCACGGCAGGCGCCACTGCCACCCGGGATGAAGAGGCCCCCAAGCGCTCCCCGCCCTGCAGTCCGAGCTACGACCTCACGGGCAAG GTGATGCTTCTGGGAGACTCAGGCGTCGGCAAAACATGTTTCCTGATCCAATTCAAAGATGGGGCCTTCCTGTCCGGAACCTTCATAGCCACTGTCGGCATAGACTTCAGG aaCAAGCTGGTGACCGTGGATGGCATGAGAGTGAAGCTGCAG ATCTGGGACACTGCCGGGCAGGAACGGTTCCGAAGCGTCACCCATGCTTATTACAGAGACGCTCAGG CCTTGCTTCTGCTGTATGACATCACCAACAAGGCTTCCTTTGACAACATCAGG GCCTGGCTCACTGAGATTCATGAGTATGCCCAGAGGGATGTGGTGATCATGCTGCTAGGCAACAAG GCGGATATGAGCAGCGAAAGAGTGATCCGTTCAGAGGACGGAGAGACCCTGGCCAGG GAGTACGGAGTTCCCTTCCTGGAGACCAGCGCCAAGACGGGCATGAACGTGGAGTTAGCCTTTCTGGCCATCGCCAA GGAGCTGAAATACCGGGCCGGGCAGTCAGCGGATGAGCCCAGCTTCCAGATCCGAGACTATGTGGAGTCCCAGAAGAAGCGCTCCAGCTGCTGCTCCTTCGTGTGA
- the RAB37 gene encoding ras-related protein Rab-37 isoform X2: MTGTAGATATRDEEAPKRSPPCSPSYDLTGKVMLLGDSGVGKTCFLIQFKDGAFLSGTFIATVGIDFRNKLVTVDGMRVKLQIWDTAGQERFRSVTHAYYRDAQALLLLYDITNKASFDNIRADMSSERVIRSEDGETLARVSDCLWDRVKGGGSRRLTLRTHFPGQEYGVPFLETSAKTGMNVELAFLAIAKELKYRAGQSADEPSFQIRDYVESQKKRSSCCSFV, from the exons ATGACGGGCACGGCAGGCGCCACTGCCACCCGGGATGAAGAGGCCCCCAAGCGCTCCCCGCCCTGCAGTCCGAGCTACGACCTCACGGGCAAG GTGATGCTTCTGGGAGACTCAGGCGTCGGCAAAACATGTTTCCTGATCCAATTCAAAGATGGGGCCTTCCTGTCCGGAACCTTCATAGCCACTGTCGGCATAGACTTCAGG aaCAAGCTGGTGACCGTGGATGGCATGAGAGTGAAGCTGCAG ATCTGGGACACTGCCGGGCAGGAACGGTTCCGAAGCGTCACCCATGCTTATTACAGAGACGCTCAGG CCTTGCTTCTGCTGTATGACATCACCAACAAGGCTTCCTTTGACAACATCAGG GCGGATATGAGCAGCGAAAGAGTGATCCGTTCAGAGGACGGAGAGACCCTGGCCAGGGTAAGTGACTGTCTGTGGGACAGGGTGAAGGGTGGGGGCAGCCGGAGGCTGACCCTGAGGACACACTTTCCCGGGCAGGAGTACGGAGTTCCCTTCCTGGAGACCAGCGCCAAGACGGGCATGAACGTGGAGTTAGCCTTTCTGGCCATCGCCAA GGAGCTGAAATACCGGGCCGGGCAGTCAGCGGATGAGCCCAGCTTCCAGATCCGAGACTATGTGGAGTCCCAGAAGAAGCGCTCCAGCTGCTGCTCCTTCGTGTGA
- the RAB37 gene encoding ras-related protein Rab-37 isoform X5, which produces MTGTAGATATRDEEAPKRSPPCSPSYDLTGKVMLLGDSGVGKTCFLIQFKDGAFLSGTFIATVGIDFRNKLVTVDGMRVKLQIWDTAGQERFRSVTHAYYRDAQALLLLYDITNKASFDNIRADMSSERVIRSEDGETLAREYGVPFLETSAKTGMNVELAFLAIAKELKYRAGQSADEPSFQIRDYVESQKKRSSCCSFV; this is translated from the exons ATGACGGGCACGGCAGGCGCCACTGCCACCCGGGATGAAGAGGCCCCCAAGCGCTCCCCGCCCTGCAGTCCGAGCTACGACCTCACGGGCAAG GTGATGCTTCTGGGAGACTCAGGCGTCGGCAAAACATGTTTCCTGATCCAATTCAAAGATGGGGCCTTCCTGTCCGGAACCTTCATAGCCACTGTCGGCATAGACTTCAGG aaCAAGCTGGTGACCGTGGATGGCATGAGAGTGAAGCTGCAG ATCTGGGACACTGCCGGGCAGGAACGGTTCCGAAGCGTCACCCATGCTTATTACAGAGACGCTCAGG CCTTGCTTCTGCTGTATGACATCACCAACAAGGCTTCCTTTGACAACATCAGG GCGGATATGAGCAGCGAAAGAGTGATCCGTTCAGAGGACGGAGAGACCCTGGCCAGG GAGTACGGAGTTCCCTTCCTGGAGACCAGCGCCAAGACGGGCATGAACGTGGAGTTAGCCTTTCTGGCCATCGCCAA GGAGCTGAAATACCGGGCCGGGCAGTCAGCGGATGAGCCCAGCTTCCAGATCCGAGACTATGTGGAGTCCCAGAAGAAGCGCTCCAGCTGCTGCTCCTTCGTGTGA
- the RAB37 gene encoding ras-related protein Rab-37 isoform X4 codes for MTGTAGATATRDEEAPKRSPPCSPSYDLTGKNKLVTVDGMRVKLQIWDTAGQERFRSVTHAYYRDAQALLLLYDITNKASFDNIRAWLTEIHEYAQRDVVIMLLGNKADMSSERVIRSEDGETLARVSDCLWDRVKGGGSRRLTLRTHFPGQEYGVPFLETSAKTGMNVELAFLAIAKELKYRAGQSADEPSFQIRDYVESQKKRSSCCSFV; via the exons ATGACGGGCACGGCAGGCGCCACTGCCACCCGGGATGAAGAGGCCCCCAAGCGCTCCCCGCCCTGCAGTCCGAGCTACGACCTCACGGGCAAG aaCAAGCTGGTGACCGTGGATGGCATGAGAGTGAAGCTGCAG ATCTGGGACACTGCCGGGCAGGAACGGTTCCGAAGCGTCACCCATGCTTATTACAGAGACGCTCAGG CCTTGCTTCTGCTGTATGACATCACCAACAAGGCTTCCTTTGACAACATCAGG GCCTGGCTCACTGAGATTCATGAGTATGCCCAGAGGGATGTGGTGATCATGCTGCTAGGCAACAAG GCGGATATGAGCAGCGAAAGAGTGATCCGTTCAGAGGACGGAGAGACCCTGGCCAGGGTAAGTGACTGTCTGTGGGACAGGGTGAAGGGTGGGGGCAGCCGGAGGCTGACCCTGAGGACACACTTTCCCGGGCAGGAGTACGGAGTTCCCTTCCTGGAGACCAGCGCCAAGACGGGCATGAACGTGGAGTTAGCCTTTCTGGCCATCGCCAA GGAGCTGAAATACCGGGCCGGGCAGTCAGCGGATGAGCCCAGCTTCCAGATCCGAGACTATGTGGAGTCCCAGAAGAAGCGCTCCAGCTGCTGCTCCTTCGTGTGA
- the RAB37 gene encoding ras-related protein Rab-37 isoform X6, translating to MTGTAGATATRDEEAPKRSPPCSPSYDLTGKNKLVTVDGMRVKLQIWDTAGQERFRSVTHAYYRDAQALLLLYDITNKASFDNIRAWLTEIHEYAQRDVVIMLLGNKADMSSERVIRSEDGETLAREYGVPFLETSAKTGMNVELAFLAIAKELKYRAGQSADEPSFQIRDYVESQKKRSSCCSFV from the exons ATGACGGGCACGGCAGGCGCCACTGCCACCCGGGATGAAGAGGCCCCCAAGCGCTCCCCGCCCTGCAGTCCGAGCTACGACCTCACGGGCAAG aaCAAGCTGGTGACCGTGGATGGCATGAGAGTGAAGCTGCAG ATCTGGGACACTGCCGGGCAGGAACGGTTCCGAAGCGTCACCCATGCTTATTACAGAGACGCTCAGG CCTTGCTTCTGCTGTATGACATCACCAACAAGGCTTCCTTTGACAACATCAGG GCCTGGCTCACTGAGATTCATGAGTATGCCCAGAGGGATGTGGTGATCATGCTGCTAGGCAACAAG GCGGATATGAGCAGCGAAAGAGTGATCCGTTCAGAGGACGGAGAGACCCTGGCCAGG GAGTACGGAGTTCCCTTCCTGGAGACCAGCGCCAAGACGGGCATGAACGTGGAGTTAGCCTTTCTGGCCATCGCCAA GGAGCTGAAATACCGGGCCGGGCAGTCAGCGGATGAGCCCAGCTTCCAGATCCGAGACTATGTGGAGTCCCAGAAGAAGCGCTCCAGCTGCTGCTCCTTCGTGTGA
- the RAB37 gene encoding ras-related protein Rab-37 isoform X9: MLLGDSGVGKTCFLIQFKDGAFLSGTFIATVGIDFRNKLVTVDGMRVKLQIWDTAGQERFRSVTHAYYRDAQALLLLYDITNKASFDNIRAWLTEIHEYAQRDVVIMLLGNKADMSSERVIRSEDGETLARVSDCLWDRVKGGGSRRLTLRTHFPGQEYGVPFLETSAKTGMNVELAFLAIAKELKYRAGQSADEPSFQIRDYVESQKKRSSCCSFV; this comes from the exons ATGCTTCTGGGAGACTCAGGCGTCGGCAAAACATGTTTCCTGATCCAATTCAAAGATGGGGCCTTCCTGTCCGGAACCTTCATAGCCACTGTCGGCATAGACTTCAGG aaCAAGCTGGTGACCGTGGATGGCATGAGAGTGAAGCTGCAG ATCTGGGACACTGCCGGGCAGGAACGGTTCCGAAGCGTCACCCATGCTTATTACAGAGACGCTCAGG CCTTGCTTCTGCTGTATGACATCACCAACAAGGCTTCCTTTGACAACATCAGG GCCTGGCTCACTGAGATTCATGAGTATGCCCAGAGGGATGTGGTGATCATGCTGCTAGGCAACAAG GCGGATATGAGCAGCGAAAGAGTGATCCGTTCAGAGGACGGAGAGACCCTGGCCAGGGTAAGTGACTGTCTGTGGGACAGGGTGAAGGGTGGGGGCAGCCGGAGGCTGACCCTGAGGACACACTTTCCCGGGCAGGAGTACGGAGTTCCCTTCCTGGAGACCAGCGCCAAGACGGGCATGAACGTGGAGTTAGCCTTTCTGGCCATCGCCAA GGAGCTGAAATACCGGGCCGGGCAGTCAGCGGATGAGCCCAGCTTCCAGATCCGAGACTATGTGGAGTCCCAGAAGAAGCGCTCCAGCTGCTGCTCCTTCGTGTGA
- the RAB37 gene encoding ras-related protein Rab-37 isoform X12, translating into MRVKLQIWDTAGQERFRSVTHAYYRDAQALLLLYDITNKASFDNIRAWLTEIHEYAQRDVVIMLLGNKADMSSERVIRSEDGETLARVSDCLWDRVKGGGSRRLTLRTHFPGQEYGVPFLETSAKTGMNVELAFLAIAKELKYRAGQSADEPSFQIRDYVESQKKRSSCCSFV; encoded by the exons ATGAGAGTGAAGCTGCAG ATCTGGGACACTGCCGGGCAGGAACGGTTCCGAAGCGTCACCCATGCTTATTACAGAGACGCTCAGG CCTTGCTTCTGCTGTATGACATCACCAACAAGGCTTCCTTTGACAACATCAGG GCCTGGCTCACTGAGATTCATGAGTATGCCCAGAGGGATGTGGTGATCATGCTGCTAGGCAACAAG GCGGATATGAGCAGCGAAAGAGTGATCCGTTCAGAGGACGGAGAGACCCTGGCCAGGGTAAGTGACTGTCTGTGGGACAGGGTGAAGGGTGGGGGCAGCCGGAGGCTGACCCTGAGGACACACTTTCCCGGGCAGGAGTACGGAGTTCCCTTCCTGGAGACCAGCGCCAAGACGGGCATGAACGTGGAGTTAGCCTTTCTGGCCATCGCCAA GGAGCTGAAATACCGGGCCGGGCAGTCAGCGGATGAGCCCAGCTTCCAGATCCGAGACTATGTGGAGTCCCAGAAGAAGCGCTCCAGCTGCTGCTCCTTCGTGTGA
- the NHERF1 gene encoding Na(+)/H(+) exchange regulatory cofactor NHE-RF1 isoform X2, producing MSADAAAGAPLPRLCCLEKGPNGYGFHLHGEKGKVGQYIRLVEPGSPAEKAGLLAGDRLVEVNGENVEKETHQQVVSRIRAALNAVRLLVVDPETDEQLQKLGVQVREELLRTQEAPGKAESPAAAEAQGAGNENEPSEADKSHPEQCELRPRLCTMKKGPNGYGFNLHSDKSKPGQFIRSVDADSPAEASGLRAQDRIVEVNGVCMEGKQHGDVVSAIRAGGDVTKLLVVDRETDEFFKKCKVTPSQEHLNGPLPEPFTNGEIQKENSREALAEAALESPRPALVRTASSDTSEELNSQDSPPKQDSTVPSSTSSSDPILDFNISLAVAKERAHQKRSSKRAPQMDWSKKNELFSNF from the exons ATGAGCGCGGACGCGGCGGCCGGGGCGCCCCTGCCCCGGCTCTGCTGCCTGGAAAAGGGTCCGAACGGCTACGGCTTCCACCTGCACGGCGAGAAGGGCAAGGTGGGCCAGTACATCCGGCTGGTGGAGCCCGGCTCGCCGGCGGAGAAGGCAGGGCTGCTGGCCGGGGACCGGCTGGTGGAGGTGAACGGCGAGAACGTGGAGAAGGAGACCCACCAGCAGGTGGTGAGCCGCATCCGCGCCGCGCTCAACGCCGTGCGCCTGCTGGTGGTCGACCCCGAGACGGACGAGCAGCTGCAGAAGCTCGGCGTCCAGGTCCGCGAGGAGCTGCTGCGCACCCAGGAAGCGCCGGGCAAGGCCGAGTCGCCAGCCGCCGCCGAGGCGCAGGGGGCTGGCAACGAAAATGAGCCTAGCGAGGCCGACAAGAGCCACCCGGAGCAG TGCGAGCTTCGTCCTCGGCTCTGTACCATGAAGAAGGGTCCTAATGGCTATGGCTTCAACCTGCACAGCGACAAGTCCAAGCCAGGCCAGTTCATCCGGTCAGTGGATGCAGACTCCCCAGCTGAAGCTTCAGGCCTCCGGGCCCAGGACCGCATTGTGGAG GTGAACGGGGTCTGCATGGAGGGGAAGCAGCATGGGGACGTGGTGTCTGCCATCAGGGCTGGCGGGGACGTGACCAAGCTGCTAGTGGTGGACAGGGAAACCGACGAGTTCTTCAAGAAATGCAAagtgactccatctcaggagCACCTGAATG GTCCCCTGCCTGAGCCCTTCACCAATGGGGAGATACAGAAG GAGAACAGTCGTGAAGCCCTGGCAGAGGCAGCCTTGGAGAGCCCCAGGCCAGCCCTGGTGAGAACTGCCTCCAGTGACACCAGCGAGGAG CTGAATTCCCAAGACAGCCCCCCAAAACAGGATTCCACAGTGCCCTCGTCTACCTCCTCCTCTGACCCCATCCTGGATTTCAACATCTCCCTGGCCGTGGCCAAAGAAAGGGCCCACCAGAAGCGCAGCAGCAAACGGGCCCCGCAGATGGACTGGAGCAAGAAAAACGAACTCTTCAGCAACTTCTGA
- the NHERF1 gene encoding Na(+)/H(+) exchange regulatory cofactor NHE-RF1 isoform X1 has translation MSADAAAGAPLPRLCCLEKGPNGYGFHLHGEKGKVGQYIRLVEPGSPAEKAGLLAGDRLVEVNGENVEKETHQQVVSRIRAALNAVRLLVVDPETDEQLQKLGVQVREELLRTQEAPGKAESPAAAEAQGAGNENEPSEADKSHPEQCELRPRLCTMKKGPNGYGFNLHSDKSKPGQFIRSVDADSPAEASGLRAQDRIVEVNGVCMEGKQHGDVVSAIRAGGDVTKLLVVDRETDEFFKKCKVTPSQEHLNGPLPEPFTNGEIQKDPHTPPSDNPHPSPLCQENSREALAEAALESPRPALVRTASSDTSEELNSQDSPPKQDSTVPSSTSSSDPILDFNISLAVAKERAHQKRSSKRAPQMDWSKKNELFSNF, from the exons ATGAGCGCGGACGCGGCGGCCGGGGCGCCCCTGCCCCGGCTCTGCTGCCTGGAAAAGGGTCCGAACGGCTACGGCTTCCACCTGCACGGCGAGAAGGGCAAGGTGGGCCAGTACATCCGGCTGGTGGAGCCCGGCTCGCCGGCGGAGAAGGCAGGGCTGCTGGCCGGGGACCGGCTGGTGGAGGTGAACGGCGAGAACGTGGAGAAGGAGACCCACCAGCAGGTGGTGAGCCGCATCCGCGCCGCGCTCAACGCCGTGCGCCTGCTGGTGGTCGACCCCGAGACGGACGAGCAGCTGCAGAAGCTCGGCGTCCAGGTCCGCGAGGAGCTGCTGCGCACCCAGGAAGCGCCGGGCAAGGCCGAGTCGCCAGCCGCCGCCGAGGCGCAGGGGGCTGGCAACGAAAATGAGCCTAGCGAGGCCGACAAGAGCCACCCGGAGCAG TGCGAGCTTCGTCCTCGGCTCTGTACCATGAAGAAGGGTCCTAATGGCTATGGCTTCAACCTGCACAGCGACAAGTCCAAGCCAGGCCAGTTCATCCGGTCAGTGGATGCAGACTCCCCAGCTGAAGCTTCAGGCCTCCGGGCCCAGGACCGCATTGTGGAG GTGAACGGGGTCTGCATGGAGGGGAAGCAGCATGGGGACGTGGTGTCTGCCATCAGGGCTGGCGGGGACGTGACCAAGCTGCTAGTGGTGGACAGGGAAACCGACGAGTTCTTCAAGAAATGCAAagtgactccatctcaggagCACCTGAATG GTCCCCTGCCTGAGCCCTTCACCAATGGGGAGATACAGAAG gacccccacaccccaccctctGACAACCCACACCCCTCTCCTCTCTGCCAGGAGAACAGTCGTGAAGCCCTGGCAGAGGCAGCCTTGGAGAGCCCCAGGCCAGCCCTGGTGAGAACTGCCTCCAGTGACACCAGCGAGGAG CTGAATTCCCAAGACAGCCCCCCAAAACAGGATTCCACAGTGCCCTCGTCTACCTCCTCCTCTGACCCCATCCTGGATTTCAACATCTCCCTGGCCGTGGCCAAAGAAAGGGCCCACCAGAAGCGCAGCAGCAAACGGGCCCCGCAGATGGACTGGAGCAAGAAAAACGAACTCTTCAGCAACTTCTGA